The Leptospira perdikensis genome includes the window ATAACTTCGCCATCCATAGAGGCAAATACATCTGATCCTTGTTCGGCGGCTAAGTCAATTCCGCCATGAAAAGTATCCTTTTTCGTAAATGGATCCAACCGTTTCCCAAAACCAGAAGAGATACGTGCTTCCGTTAACGGGAACTGAAACCCAAATCCATAGAAAAAAGATTTTTCTGATTTTCCCATAGAAATTCCAGGCAAAAACCATTTCCCTCGTTCTGAATCATATTGTAATTTGTTAGAATCAACATTATATTTTTCGGCTAACTTTAATTTGGTTTTTTCATCACCGTTTCCCTCTTCAGGATGAAAGGTACCACGCATATTGGGAATTTCTAAAACCATACCCGGAAATAAATCATGCGGAGAACTTAATTCATTGACCGAAGAAAGAGTTTCCAAATCCATTCCGGTGCGAGCCATGATTTTAAAAAAATTATCTTCTTTGCGTACCTTATATTCATAATATTTCAGAGGGATGAGTTCTTCTCTCTTCACACCTGATTTGGAAATCCGTAAGTTTTCTTTGATTTCCGAACGAAGACTTTTTAAGGAAGGGTTAGAATATTCCAGATTTGCCAGAGTGATGGGGTTTGCCACAAGAGATGAAAAAACACAGAGAGTGCTTAAAAACAG containing:
- a CDS encoding LysM peptidoglycan-binding domain-containing M23 family metallopeptidase, giving the protein MSKTVDFLKWALFLSTLCVFSSLVANPITLANLEYSNPSLKSLRSEIKENLRISKSGVKREELIPLKYYEYKVRKEDNFFKIMARTGMDLETLSSVNELSSPHDLFPGMVLEIPNMRGTFHPEEGNGDEKTKLKLAEKYNVDSNKLQYDSERGKWFLPGISMGKSEKSFFYGFGFQFPLTEARISSGFGKRLDPFTKKDTFHGGIDLAAEQGSDVFASMDGEVIFKGKQGGYGNLIILKHSLGYETRYGHLFDFNINIGQKVKKGQKIGEVGQTGRATGPHLHFEIRRNSKRERPIFQSH